DNA from Culicoidibacter larvae:
AATAAACACCCACAAAAAGCGAATAACAATCAATCCTAACGTGATCGCCAAACTAATCAATGCCAAAAACCATGTTGATGCCTCATTACTAGTCTCGATTGCCTGATAAACATCAGGAAGCATAAATCCCAGAAGCACAAAAACCAAACCATTCAGCACATAGCCCAGCACCGACCAAGTATTAGCTGAAATAATCTGTAACTTCGTTGTTGTCCGCTGCAAGGCATCCTTTTCAATTCCATGCACAATACCGGCAGCAACAACTGCCAAAATACCAGAAACTCCTAACGCTTCTGCTACCAAGAAAACGATAAAAGGTGTGGTAAACTGAATGACAACAAGCATTGAAACCTCTTCGTAACCATGTCCGCGCAAAAACAAGCGAACCCAAACATAAATAAAACCTAATACCGCTCCAAGAGCAATACCTCCTAGTGCGACAAACAAAAAGTCCATCGTCGCATCACCTATAGAAAACACGCCGGTTAAAGCTGCTGCAATTGCCACCTTAAAAGCAACAACCCCTGATGCATCATTGAACAACGACTCACCATCAAGAATCGCGCCCAAGTTCCCCGGAAGCTTCAAACCTTTAGTCACCGATTGCAACGCCACCGTATCTGTCGGTGACAAAATTGCCGCCAACGCAAAAGCAATTGCCAATGGCATCGCCGGCAACAACCAATGAATAAACATACCACCTAAAAACACAGTTGCAAAAACCAACCCAAAAGCCAAAAGCATAATCGGCTTTGCAAACTGCCGCAAATTAGACCGCGAAATATGCTGCCCTTCGTTAAACAACAATGGCGCAATAATTATAACCATAAACAACTCCGGCTGAAATTGTAAATTCACTGGAATCGGCAACACTGAACAAGCAATACCAACACCAATCTGCCACACCGCCAACGGAATCTTTGGAAATCGCCGACTCAAAATCGTTGACCCAATAATTGCTAACAACAAAGCCAAAAGTGATATCACTAAAGACATATAACTACCTCCCCTTTATCTTGTAAACGTAAATACATCTGCCGTTGAATGTTTGGGATTAAATACGTAACCATCAAATCGCAAGGATTTAATGGTTTCAACATCCTTAACCTTAGCTTTCACCATTTGCGCGACAAACTGCCCCCGCGCCATCTTCGCATAAGTAGCAATTCGCTTGAACTGACCCGCGCGTTGCTCCTGAAAATCAATTGAAATATGTGGTCGTTGAATTAACTTGGCAAACTCATTACTCGCTACATTTATAATAACATCATCATCAAGTAATTTATTGACCTTACGCTCCCAAAAGCGGTACAAACTTTTATCTTCCAGCGGACTCGCCTTCATATCCAACCGATACGGTTTCACCCCGTCAGTTGCCCGCAACAACCCATACATAGCAGAAAAAATAGCGCAATGCTCAGCTACATACTGCCAATCTGCTTCAGTAAACTCCTCCTGCTTCATCGACTTAAACACCGCCCCGCTATACGTCGTAAATGCTGGCGTCGGTGTCCCTTGCTTAAAATTGGCAAACATCCCATGCACCTCTGCTGCTTGTTTCTCAGAAATATTAAAAAACTCCTGCAAGTCTGCATGATTATATTTCTTCAACTTTCTTGCCAGCATCTCCGCATCACGCTCATAAACTGCAGTCGTCATTGCTAACGGCGATACCAATTGTCGCTGCGTCTTTGCCGGTGATAATAAAATCTGCATATCAACATTCCTTCCATCTTAAAAGGCGCGCAACCGCGCGCCCATTACCAACAATCTGTTTAGTTTTGCGTCAATTTCCGAACCAACCACGGCTGGCTGTACAGAATCCGCAACGCCAGTTTCAAGTTCCAACGTCGTAAATGCCGCAAATATAAATTACGCATGCCGCTACCATAACGAACATATTTATTTTTTCGCCACTTTGGAAACTGGCTATTTAGATCATCAAAAAGTTTCGAAGCTAATCGATAAACCGTTTCAAAGTCAGGTGCCTTCAACACCCGTGCAAATGAAGCAACCAAATAATTCCGCGCCATTAAAT
Protein-coding regions in this window:
- a CDS encoding YaaA family protein, yielding MQILLSPAKTQRQLVSPLAMTTAVYERDAEMLARKLKKYNHADLQEFFNISEKQAAEVHGMFANFKQGTPTPAFTTYSGAVFKSMKQEEFTEADWQYVAEHCAIFSAMYGLLRATDGVKPYRLDMKASPLEDKSLYRFWERKVNKLLDDDVIINVASNEFAKLIQRPHISIDFQEQRAGQFKRIATYAKMARGQFVAQMVKAKVKDVETIKSLRFDGYVFNPKHSTADVFTFTR